A single window of Acidimicrobiales bacterium DNA harbors:
- the arc gene encoding proteasome ATPase, whose translation MRATVRALEEELIALRRRLRDAPKRVRTLEERLLETKGQLSQAVSHNEKLTYTLREAREHISALREEVEKLTQPPSAYGIVVGINPEDETADVFSGGRKMRVAVQSEILDGLIRGQEVVLNDSLSVILARGAERTGEIVQFRDLLADGQRAVVIGRADDERVVELSADLLGVPLRAGDTVLMDPRSGLLLEKLPRPEVEELVLEEVPDISYDDVGGLDVQIEQIIDAVELPFVHQKLFATYALPAPKGILLYGPPGCGKTLIAKAVASSLARKVAEVSGDTEARSYFLNIKGPELLNKYVGETERQVRLVFQRAREKSEEGWPVIIFFDEMESLFRTRGTGISSDMESTVVPQLLAEIDGVEALKNVIVIGASNREDLIDPAILRPGRLDVKIKIDRPDRDAAVSIFARYLTVDVPIAADEIEGPGGGDPEKAVRAMIEHAVAEMYSVDERNRFLEVTYQNGDKEIMFFKDFSSGAMIENIVRRAKKLAIKRTIAGGADGIRTEDLTAAVSQEFKEHEDLPNTTNPDDWAKISGKKGERIVFVRTLISSDEDPVGGRSIERVGTGQYL comes from the coding sequence TTGCGGGCGACGGTCCGGGCACTCGAAGAGGAGCTCATCGCGCTCCGTCGGCGCCTGCGTGACGCCCCGAAGCGGGTCCGGACCCTCGAGGAGCGACTGCTCGAGACGAAGGGCCAGCTCTCCCAGGCGGTGAGTCACAACGAGAAGCTGACGTACACCCTGCGAGAGGCCCGCGAACACATCTCCGCCCTGCGCGAAGAGGTCGAGAAGCTCACCCAGCCGCCGTCGGCCTATGGAATCGTCGTCGGCATCAACCCCGAGGACGAAACCGCTGACGTCTTCTCGGGCGGCCGCAAGATGCGCGTCGCGGTCCAGTCCGAGATCCTCGACGGGCTCATCCGCGGTCAGGAGGTCGTGCTCAACGACTCGCTCAGCGTGATCCTCGCCCGCGGGGCCGAGCGCACCGGCGAGATCGTGCAGTTCAGAGACCTGCTGGCAGACGGCCAGCGGGCGGTGGTGATCGGCCGCGCCGACGACGAACGGGTGGTCGAGCTCAGCGCCGACCTCCTCGGTGTGCCCCTGCGGGCAGGCGACACCGTCCTCATGGATCCGCGTTCGGGGCTGTTGCTCGAGAAGCTCCCACGGCCCGAGGTCGAGGAGCTCGTGCTCGAAGAGGTGCCCGACATCTCCTACGACGACGTCGGCGGACTGGACGTGCAGATCGAGCAGATCATCGACGCGGTCGAGCTGCCGTTCGTGCACCAGAAGCTCTTCGCCACCTACGCGCTCCCCGCCCCCAAGGGCATCCTGCTCTACGGCCCGCCGGGGTGTGGAAAGACGCTGATCGCCAAGGCGGTAGCGAGCTCCCTGGCCCGCAAGGTCGCCGAGGTGTCCGGTGACACCGAGGCCCGTTCCTACTTCTTGAACATCAAGGGCCCGGAGCTGTTGAACAAGTACGTCGGCGAGACCGAGCGGCAGGTCCGTCTCGTCTTTCAGCGGGCGCGCGAGAAGTCCGAAGAGGGCTGGCCGGTCATCATCTTCTTCGACGAGATGGAATCACTGTTCCGCACACGCGGCACCGGGATCAGCTCGGACATGGAGTCGACTGTCGTCCCCCAGCTGCTCGCCGAGATCGACGGCGTGGAGGCCCTCAAGAACGTGATCGTCATCGGGGCTTCGAACCGCGAGGACCTGATCGACCCGGCCATCCTGCGACCGGGTCGTCTCGACGTGAAGATCAAGATCGACCGTCCCGACCGTGACGCGGCGGTGTCCATCTTCGCCCGTTACCTCACTGTCGACGTGCCCATCGCCGCCGACGAGATCGAGGGACCCGGCGGGGGCGATCCCGAGAAGGCCGTGCGGGCGATGATCGAGCACGCCGTCGCGGAGATGTATTCCGTCGACGAGCGCAACCGGTTCCTCGAGGTCACCTACCAGAACGGTGACAAGGAGATCATGTTCTTCAAGGACTTCTCGTCGGGCGCCATGATCGAGAACATCGTGCGGCGGGCCAAGAAGCTCGCCATCAAGCGCACGATCGCCGGCGGGGCCGACGGGATCCGCACCGAGGACCTCACCGCGGCGGTCAGCCAGGAGTTCAAGGAGCACGAGGACCTCCCGAACACCACCAACCCCGACGACTGGGCGAAGATCTCCGGCAAGAAGGGCGAACGGATCGTGTTCGTCCGCACTCTCATCTCCAGCGACGAGGATCCCGTCGGTGGACGCTCGATCGAGCGGGTGGGAACCGGCCAGTACCTGTGA
- a CDS encoding ferredoxin: MKVWIDQDLCTGDGLCEEIAPDVFTLLDDGLAYVKEGDKVFADPGGPEGLAVVPSGQEEATIESAEECPGECIFIEVE, encoded by the coding sequence ATGAAGGTCTGGATCGATCAGGATCTGTGCACCGGTGACGGGCTGTGCGAGGAGATCGCGCCCGACGTCTTCACCCTCCTCGACGACGGCCTCGCCTACGTGAAGGAAGGCGACAAGGTCTTCGCGGATCCGGGCGGCCCGGAGGGCCTCGCCGTGGTTCCCAGCGGGCAGGAGGAGGCGACCATCGAGTCCGCCGAGGAATGCCCCGGAGAGTGCATCTTCATCGAGGTCGAGTGA
- a CDS encoding MarP family serine protease, which translates to MNLLDLVVLALAVASGVVGYQLGFLRRISTWIGAAAGLLVAVLLLPEIAELYDDSSNFTVLMLMLGVVVATTTAGELVGVLVGNSLRLVLPPPFRLVDRAVGALAGVAVVAFVLWLLLPTMARTPTWPAEQARGSVVASVVQDVLPDAPDAIDGIRAVVGDDGFPDVLSGLTAAPSTADPPTTSGVLQPVRELVAPSIVKVVSEGCSRVQQGTGFIAEAGIVVTNAHVVAGGDRVDVVSDEFGEIRAQVVVFDPVTDLAVLSVPALVGRPLPLADGVEGSEGAVFGHPGGGVLELSPFRIESTIDARGGDVYGSADVVRRIHVLAARLEGGDSGGPLVGPDGSVVGVAFAIAPDASDVAYGVRTESVRAILAAPRGEALVTACVQ; encoded by the coding sequence GTGAATCTGCTCGACCTGGTCGTCCTGGCCCTCGCTGTCGCCTCGGGCGTCGTCGGCTACCAACTGGGCTTCCTTCGACGCATCTCCACCTGGATCGGCGCTGCGGCCGGACTGCTCGTCGCTGTCCTGCTGCTCCCGGAGATCGCCGAACTCTATGACGACTCGTCGAACTTCACCGTGCTCATGCTGATGCTCGGCGTGGTCGTCGCGACGACCACCGCCGGCGAACTCGTCGGCGTGCTCGTCGGAAACTCCCTGCGGCTGGTCCTGCCGCCCCCGTTTCGGCTCGTGGACCGCGCCGTGGGAGCCCTGGCCGGCGTCGCGGTGGTGGCCTTCGTCCTTTGGCTCCTGTTGCCGACGATGGCGAGGACGCCGACGTGGCCGGCGGAACAGGCACGCGGGTCGGTCGTCGCATCGGTGGTCCAGGACGTGTTGCCCGACGCCCCCGATGCGATCGACGGCATCCGGGCCGTCGTCGGCGACGACGGCTTCCCCGACGTCCTGTCCGGTCTCACCGCGGCGCCGTCGACCGCCGACCCACCGACGACGTCGGGCGTGCTCCAGCCGGTGCGTGAGCTGGTGGCGCCGAGCATCGTGAAGGTCGTGTCCGAAGGCTGCTCGCGCGTGCAGCAGGGCACCGGCTTCATCGCGGAGGCGGGGATCGTCGTGACCAACGCGCACGTGGTCGCCGGTGGCGACCGGGTCGATGTCGTGTCCGACGAGTTCGGCGAGATCCGGGCGCAGGTCGTGGTCTTCGATCCGGTCACCGACCTCGCCGTACTGTCGGTTCCTGCCCTGGTCGGACGGCCGCTACCGCTGGCGGACGGGGTCGAGGGCTCCGAGGGGGCCGTGTTCGGTCATCCTGGTGGGGGAGTGCTGGAGCTCTCGCCGTTCCGAATCGAGTCCACGATCGACGCCCGCGGTGGCGACGTCTACGGGTCCGCCGATGTCGTCCGCCGGATCCACGTCCTGGCGGCCCGTCTGGAGGGAGGCGACTCCGGCGGGCCGCTCGTCGGCCCCGATGGGTCCGTGGTGGGCGTCGCATTCGCGATCGCCCCGGATGCTTCCGATGTCGCCTACGGCGTGCGGACCGAGTCGGTGCGGGCGATCCTCGCTGCACCGCGCGGTGAGGCACTGGTCACGGCCTGCGTGCAGTGA
- a CDS encoding tRNA (adenine-N1)-methyltransferase — MVDGTARGDGRPLVAGDIVLLVDRKDRRYMFALRADGEFHTHSGVLAHTELIGLREGQTAKSTGASSFVVWRPTLSDYVLKMKRGAQIIYPKDIGPILMLADIGPGVRVLESGIGSGALSLAMLRAGADIVGYELREDFAERAVRNVTDFFGDVQDRYRVEIRSVYDGIDEVDLDAVVLDLPEPWLAVDHATVALRPGGILVGYTPSITQAVTLREALADRGFARAETLEVLNRTWHIDGQSVRPDHRMVAHTGFLTHARRSSS, encoded by the coding sequence GTGGTTGACGGGACGGCGCGGGGCGACGGCCGCCCACTCGTCGCGGGCGACATCGTCCTCCTCGTGGACCGCAAGGACCGGCGGTACATGTTCGCCCTTCGCGCCGACGGCGAGTTCCACACCCACAGCGGCGTGTTGGCCCACACCGAGTTGATCGGCCTCCGGGAGGGCCAGACGGCCAAGAGCACCGGGGCGTCTTCCTTCGTGGTGTGGCGGCCGACCCTGTCGGACTACGTGCTGAAGATGAAGCGCGGCGCGCAGATCATCTACCCCAAGGACATCGGCCCCATCCTGATGCTGGCCGACATCGGGCCAGGCGTGCGGGTCCTCGAGTCCGGCATCGGCAGCGGTGCGCTCTCGCTCGCGATGCTGCGGGCGGGGGCCGACATCGTGGGCTACGAACTACGCGAGGACTTCGCGGAGCGGGCCGTGCGGAACGTGACGGACTTCTTCGGTGACGTGCAGGACCGCTACCGGGTCGAGATCCGGTCGGTGTACGACGGCATCGACGAGGTCGATCTGGACGCGGTGGTCCTGGACCTGCCGGAGCCGTGGCTCGCCGTGGACCATGCCACCGTCGCGCTGCGTCCAGGGGGCATCCTTGTCGGGTACACGCCGAGTATCACCCAGGCGGTCACCCTGAGAGAGGCGTTGGCCGACAGGGGATTCGCGCGTGCCGAGACGTTGGAGGTCCTCAACCGGACGTGGCACATCGACGGGCAATCCGTGAGACCGGATCATCGGATGGTCGCCCACACGGGCTTCCTCACCCACGCACGGCGGTCGTCGAGCTGA
- a CDS encoding ATP-binding protein, which translates to MKCRVCRGPAVVDLRQHNANFCPDHFVKFCRDQVVKAIDEHHMMVEGDRVLVAVSGGKDSLAVWDILVDLGYEADGLCIHLGIGDYSTSSARYARDFAQSRGLTLREVPRADDHGMTVPEAARVTRRVPCSACGTSKRHIFDRVALEGGYDVLVTGHNLDDEAAVLFGNVIRWQTDYIGRQRPVLEAREGFPRKVKPLVRLGEREMAAYCIIRGIDYIVEECPMATGNSHLQFKELLNALEVESPGTKHDFYHGFLRRASTRFAAETDAGADGLGECASCGAPTTAEVCAFCRLVARVANAGGDAQVSITAPGSGAHGG; encoded by the coding sequence GTGAAGTGTCGGGTCTGCCGGGGGCCCGCGGTCGTCGACCTGCGCCAGCACAACGCCAACTTCTGCCCCGACCACTTCGTGAAGTTCTGCCGGGACCAGGTCGTGAAGGCGATCGACGAACACCACATGATGGTCGAGGGCGACAGGGTGCTCGTCGCCGTCTCCGGAGGTAAGGACTCACTGGCGGTGTGGGACATCCTCGTCGACCTCGGCTACGAGGCCGACGGCCTGTGCATCCATCTCGGCATCGGCGACTACAGCACGAGTTCGGCTCGCTACGCCCGCGACTTCGCGCAGAGCCGGGGACTCACCCTCCGCGAGGTCCCCCGCGCGGACGACCACGGGATGACAGTGCCCGAGGCCGCCCGGGTGACGCGGCGCGTGCCCTGCTCGGCCTGCGGGACATCCAAACGCCACATCTTCGACCGCGTCGCCCTCGAGGGCGGCTACGACGTTCTCGTGACGGGCCACAACCTCGACGACGAGGCCGCCGTGCTGTTCGGCAACGTCATCCGGTGGCAGACCGACTACATCGGCCGTCAGCGTCCCGTGCTCGAAGCACGCGAGGGGTTCCCCCGCAAGGTGAAGCCGCTGGTGCGCCTCGGCGAGCGGGAGATGGCCGCCTACTGCATCATCCGGGGAATCGACTACATCGTCGAGGAGTGTCCGATGGCCACCGGAAACAGTCACCTCCAGTTCAAGGAGTTGCTGAACGCCCTCGAGGTCGAGTCACCCGGCACCAAGCACGACTTCTACCACGGCTTTCTTCGCCGGGCGTCCACACGGTTCGCTGCTGAGACCGACGCCGGCGCCGACGGTCTGGGTGAGTGCGCTTCGTGCGGGGCGCCGACGACGGCCGAGGTGTGCGCCTTCTGCCGCCTGGTGGCACGGGTCGCGAACGCCGGCGGCGACGCGCAGGTGTCGATCACCGCGCCGGGGTCCGGTGCACACGGTGGTTGA
- a CDS encoding MoaD/ThiS family protein, which translates to MEVHQRNPTKVTTMKGPVSVVGLLGRLGVNRESVLVIRDGEIVPGDAMLADDAVVEIRPVISGGAVSS; encoded by the coding sequence ATGGAGGTCCATCAGCGAAACCCGACGAAGGTCACGACGATGAAGGGCCCGGTCTCGGTCGTGGGACTACTCGGCCGCCTCGGCGTCAACCGTGAGTCCGTCCTCGTGATCCGCGACGGTGAGATCGTGCCCGGCGACGCCATGCTGGCGGACGACGCGGTCGTCGAGATCCGACCGGTCATCTCGGGCGGGGCGGTGAGCTCGTGA
- a CDS encoding LON peptidase substrate-binding domain-containing protein codes for MTEGDGADPDGGLKGDTTMPMFPLGSVLFPAMPLPLRVFEPRYVKLLGDCIDGDSRFGVVLIERGSEVGGDDVRTDIGTVARLVTVSTIAPDQYAAVAVGEEIVDVVEWLDDDPYPRAVVRPRAGRSDEIDEARLAAVTAKFRRVLAMHSEMVGGAAPATVELVDRDDVRVYQMAAMAPLGPFDQQRLLAANGSAARLDLVATMLDEVEELLRAGFAADTEPGPEIEEE; via the coding sequence GTGACCGAGGGTGACGGAGCGGACCCGGACGGAGGGCTCAAGGGGGACACGACGATGCCGATGTTCCCGCTCGGCTCGGTTCTGTTCCCGGCGATGCCGCTGCCGCTGCGGGTTTTCGAGCCCCGCTACGTGAAGCTTCTCGGCGACTGCATCGATGGCGACTCCCGGTTCGGAGTGGTCCTGATCGAACGGGGCAGCGAGGTCGGCGGGGACGACGTCCGCACCGACATCGGCACGGTCGCCCGGCTCGTTACGGTTTCGACCATCGCCCCCGACCAGTACGCCGCCGTAGCGGTCGGCGAGGAGATCGTCGATGTCGTCGAATGGCTCGACGACGATCCGTACCCCCGCGCTGTCGTGCGGCCGCGAGCCGGCCGCTCCGACGAGATCGACGAGGCGCGGCTCGCCGCGGTCACCGCGAAGTTCCGTCGGGTCCTGGCGATGCACTCGGAGATGGTCGGAGGGGCGGCCCCGGCGACCGTCGAGCTCGTGGACCGGGACGACGTGCGGGTCTACCAGATGGCCGCCATGGCGCCCCTGGGGCCCTTCGACCAGCAGCGGCTGCTCGCCGCGAACGGATCCGCGGCCCGACTCGATCTGGTCGCGACCATGCTCGACGAGGTGGAGGAACTGCTCCGGGCGGGCTTTGCCGCCGACACCGAACCCGGTCCCGAGATCGAAGAGGAGTGA
- the dacB gene encoding D-alanyl-D-alanine carboxypeptidase/D-alanyl-D-alanine-endopeptidase — translation MTRFLVPVLFAGLAIGSFVVADRSSPELPEPVVESIDVTVTPILSARRVPDLLVEPLSRDALAEDLSELVTRAPASSCLVASAGGEDLFVHNGELNLVPASVQKLVTAAAALTELGPDYTFSTRILATAAPVDGVVSGDLFLVGGGDPLLATPGYIATFREQPQIHSPIEALADELVAGGLTRMTGSVVAVERRYDEVRYVETWPERFVTQGQSGPLSALTINDNFEEFPAERGTAVPVPPSDPALFNAGLFDDLLEERGVIVSASPREAGPDEDLTSLVEVAVLESPPLSQIVVQMLSTSDNVTAELLLKEIGLVRNGVGTTSEGAAAAVEILAEAGFPTPDLPPRDGSGLDEGNSVTCDFIVDLLESFGADSDLASGLAIAGETGTLRDRFTGTGLEGRLIAKTGSLNGVGTLAGFVETDAGRSVTFAFLVNGTIPPDLFDLQAEVGLEIAQYPEGPSPEAVAPVTFAS, via the coding sequence ATGACCCGGTTCCTCGTGCCCGTGCTGTTCGCCGGTCTGGCGATCGGTTCCTTCGTCGTCGCCGACCGCAGTTCTCCCGAACTCCCCGAACCCGTGGTCGAGTCGATCGACGTGACCGTGACGCCGATCCTGTCCGCACGTCGTGTGCCCGATCTCCTGGTGGAGCCGCTGTCGCGCGACGCTCTCGCCGAGGACCTCTCAGAGCTCGTGACCCGGGCGCCGGCGTCGAGTTGTCTCGTCGCCTCGGCGGGTGGTGAGGATCTGTTCGTTCACAACGGGGAGCTGAATCTCGTGCCGGCGTCGGTGCAGAAGCTCGTGACGGCGGCCGCGGCGCTCACCGAACTCGGTCCGGACTACACGTTCTCCACCCGCATCCTCGCGACGGCGGCTCCGGTGGACGGTGTGGTCTCGGGTGACCTGTTCCTCGTGGGGGGTGGTGATCCGCTCCTCGCCACACCCGGGTACATCGCCACCTTCCGGGAGCAGCCGCAGATCCACTCGCCGATCGAGGCGCTCGCCGACGAGCTGGTGGCCGGCGGGCTGACCAGGATGACCGGCTCGGTCGTGGCCGTGGAGCGCCGCTACGACGAAGTCCGCTACGTCGAGACGTGGCCCGAGCGCTTCGTCACCCAGGGACAGTCGGGTCCGTTGAGCGCGTTGACGATCAACGACAACTTCGAGGAATTCCCCGCAGAGCGGGGCACCGCCGTACCGGTGCCGCCGTCGGATCCCGCTCTCTTCAACGCAGGCCTCTTCGACGACCTGCTCGAGGAACGGGGCGTCATCGTGTCGGCGTCACCGCGCGAGGCGGGGCCCGACGAGGACCTCACCTCGCTGGTCGAGGTCGCGGTGTTGGAATCGCCGCCGCTGTCGCAGATCGTCGTGCAGATGCTGTCCACGAGCGACAACGTGACGGCCGAGCTGCTCCTCAAGGAGATCGGCCTCGTACGCAACGGCGTGGGGACGACGTCGGAGGGCGCTGCGGCCGCGGTGGAGATCCTCGCCGAGGCGGGCTTCCCGACCCCGGACCTACCGCCGCGTGACGGTTCGGGTCTCGATGAGGGCAATTCCGTGACCTGTGACTTCATCGTCGACCTCCTCGAGTCCTTCGGAGCGGACTCCGACCTGGCCTCCGGTCTCGCCATCGCCGGCGAGACGGGGACGCTGCGCGACCGGTTCACAGGAACGGGCCTGGAGGGCCGGCTCATCGCGAAGACCGGGAGCCTCAACGGTGTCGGGACCCTCGCCGGATTCGTCGAGACCGACGCCGGGCGGTCGGTGACGTTCGCCTTCCTCGTCAACGGGACCATTCCGCCGGATCTGTTCGACCTCCAGGCCGAGGTGGGACTCGAGATCGCCCAGTATCCCGAAGGGCCCTCACCCGAAGCGGTCGCACCGGTCACGTTCGCGTCGTGA
- a CDS encoding fatty acid desaturase, with product MLITIIVAIAVGLALTQVANVITSVWLHRALSHKALRIREPLTTVFRVMLWMLTGIQPRQWVAVHRRHHAATDTEDDPHSPARLGWVRVQFLNALLYRRVAHDDENTRRYARDIPRTGLDRHLLEKGWLGMGLTVAILILTLGWWAGPLAFAVHVIAYVGLGGCVNALAHTFGRRDHPNSATNLQWLAFLTAGEGLHNNHHAMPTTARFSFRRPQIDPGWHVIVIARALRLAEVRHDTLVGTASR from the coding sequence GTGCTCATCACGATCATCGTCGCCATCGCAGTGGGCCTCGCTCTGACCCAGGTCGCCAACGTCATCACCTCCGTGTGGCTCCACCGCGCACTGAGCCACAAGGCGCTGCGGATCCGTGAACCGCTCACGACGGTGTTCCGCGTGATGCTGTGGATGCTCACGGGCATCCAACCCCGCCAGTGGGTCGCCGTTCACCGCCGCCATCACGCCGCCACCGACACCGAGGACGATCCCCATTCCCCGGCCCGCCTCGGATGGGTACGCGTCCAGTTCCTCAACGCACTGCTGTACCGCCGCGTGGCCCACGACGACGAGAACACGCGGCGCTACGCGCGTGACATCCCCCGCACGGGACTGGACCGCCACCTCCTCGAGAAGGGCTGGCTGGGCATGGGCCTGACGGTGGCGATCCTGATCCTCACCCTCGGCTGGTGGGCCGGACCCCTGGCCTTCGCTGTGCACGTGATCGCGTACGTCGGCCTCGGCGGGTGCGTCAACGCCCTCGCCCATACGTTCGGACGGCGCGACCACCCCAACAGCGCGACGAATCTGCAGTGGCTCGCCTTTCTCACCGCCGGCGAGGGCCTGCACAACAACCACCACGCAATGCCGACCACCGCTCGCTTCTCGTTCCGACGACCACAGATCGACCCCGGTTGGCACGTCATCGTGATCGCGCGGGCCCTGCGCCTCGCAGAGGTCCGTCACGACACCCTGGTCGGCACTGCTTCCCGTTAG
- a CDS encoding FIST N-terminal domain-containing protein, with protein MSYAAALSEHPLASHATGEVVGEVREALGTRPDLAVVFVSGAHGDHIDEIVTTVNEVLAPLRLVGGTAVSVLGGGREVEERPAVSLWAARLGAVPPAVHLETLSTPEGVAVAGLPLEATSKGGTLLLIADPFSFPGEAFVSSLGQDDTADLRIVGGLASGAASPGGNRLILDDAVHSSGAVGALLPPGLRIDTVVSQGCRPVGAPFIVTAAERNVIHELAGRPALERLRTLIDEADDDERDLMGRGLHVGLVIDESKIDFQRGDFLVRGVVGADEASGSVTVGALVEVGSTVQFHVRDAATADEDLRELMNDRPRAEAALVFTCNGRGSHLFGVQDHDAAVVSEALRGGPVAGMFCAGEFGPVGGANFVHGFTASVVLFGR; from the coding sequence ATGAGCTACGCCGCCGCGCTGTCCGAGCATCCTCTCGCGAGCCACGCCACCGGAGAGGTCGTCGGGGAGGTCCGTGAGGCCCTCGGGACCCGCCCCGACCTCGCCGTCGTTTTCGTGAGCGGAGCCCACGGGGACCACATCGACGAGATCGTCACCACGGTCAACGAGGTGCTCGCCCCACTGCGCCTCGTCGGCGGGACGGCGGTATCGGTCCTCGGCGGTGGGCGCGAGGTCGAAGAACGCCCGGCGGTGAGTCTGTGGGCAGCGCGGCTCGGCGCGGTTCCGCCTGCCGTGCACCTCGAGACCCTGTCGACCCCCGAGGGCGTCGCCGTGGCCGGGCTCCCCCTCGAGGCGACCAGCAAGGGTGGAACGCTCCTGTTGATCGCGGACCCCTTCAGTTTTCCGGGTGAGGCGTTCGTCTCGAGCCTCGGCCAGGACGACACGGCCGACCTGCGCATCGTCGGAGGCCTCGCGTCCGGCGCGGCCAGCCCGGGCGGGAACCGCCTGATCCTCGACGACGCCGTCCACAGCTCCGGGGCGGTCGGCGCCCTCCTGCCCCCCGGCCTCAGGATCGACACGGTCGTCTCCCAGGGCTGCCGACCCGTCGGCGCACCCTTCATCGTCACGGCCGCCGAGCGCAACGTGATCCACGAACTCGCGGGACGGCCGGCCCTCGAACGTCTGCGCACCCTGATCGACGAGGCCGACGACGACGAACGCGACCTCATGGGACGTGGCCTGCACGTCGGCCTGGTGATCGACGAGTCGAAGATCGACTTCCAGCGCGGCGACTTCCTGGTGCGAGGCGTGGTGGGAGCCGACGAGGCTTCGGGGTCGGTCACCGTCGGGGCCCTCGTCGAGGTCGGATCGACCGTCCAGTTCCACGTTCGCGATGCCGCGACGGCTGATGAGGACCTCCGCGAACTCATGAACGACCGGCCCCGGGCGGAGGCCGCCCTCGTCTTCACCTGCAACGGTCGTGGCTCACATCTGTTCGGGGTACAGGACCACGATGCCGCCGTCGTCTCGGAGGCTCTGCGCGGCGGCCCGGTGGCCGGGATGTTCTGTGCCGGGGAGTTCGGCCCGGTCGGCGGAGCCAACTTCGTACACGGCTTCACGGCGTCGGTCGTTCTGTTCGGACGTTGA